In Haloterrigena turkmenica DSM 5511, a single genomic region encodes these proteins:
- a CDS encoding extracellular solute-binding protein, producing MGRDTAGRNGRDRLGRRSFLKTASASAAAGTVAVAGCLGRGRKPGTVVMTADSGVEGIIHSDGDGPSVQQALWDAGLDDDISLEIQTVVSDSASRMQTAQSALEAGRAPPDIHMMDSGWTVPFVLRNQTVNLTEELPEETVSFVNENYLDAILETARHPESGDLHGLPLFPDLGFTLYRQDLIEDAGYDTSSWGTDPPQWEEFANAVSDARDQADLNYGYTTQAAAYEGLSCCTFNEVMTSWGGAYYGGVDNLFTAGDRPVTVNEQPVIDAIRMMRSFIEGENQNTLDGYAQISPSPIVQWTEQESLSPFDAGNAVSNRNWSFAIAQTGAEEAFGEDLGVTTSPVGVPEEEAEFEGTGGTAAALGGWNLVVSPFSDRKEEALQVLEAFANEEVMLTIFELGGYLPPNLDLVAEASPDDVGPVARYGDVVQAASDNAIPRPATDLWPEQSALIYQSVNSAYRGANAPEAAMNDLAEELQQSESEVQTNGN from the coding sequence ATGGGACGTGATACTGCCGGTCGCAACGGCCGGGATCGGCTCGGGCGGCGATCGTTCCTGAAGACCGCCTCAGCGTCCGCTGCGGCCGGAACGGTCGCCGTTGCCGGCTGTCTCGGCCGGGGTCGAAAACCGGGGACAGTGGTAATGACCGCAGACTCGGGTGTCGAGGGGATCATACACAGCGACGGGGACGGGCCCTCGGTCCAGCAGGCGCTCTGGGACGCCGGTCTCGACGACGACATCAGCCTCGAGATTCAGACCGTCGTCAGCGACTCCGCGTCGCGGATGCAGACGGCCCAGTCGGCCCTCGAGGCGGGTCGCGCCCCGCCGGACATCCACATGATGGACAGCGGCTGGACGGTCCCGTTCGTTCTGCGCAATCAGACGGTCAACCTGACCGAAGAGCTCCCCGAGGAGACGGTCTCGTTCGTCAACGAGAACTACCTCGACGCGATCCTCGAGACGGCTCGCCACCCCGAGTCCGGCGACCTCCACGGGCTGCCGCTGTTCCCGGACCTCGGGTTCACTCTCTACAGACAGGACCTGATCGAGGACGCCGGCTACGACACCAGTAGTTGGGGGACGGACCCGCCGCAGTGGGAAGAGTTCGCGAACGCGGTCAGCGACGCGAGAGACCAGGCCGACCTCAACTACGGGTACACGACGCAGGCGGCCGCCTACGAGGGGCTGTCCTGCTGTACGTTCAACGAGGTGATGACGAGCTGGGGCGGAGCGTACTACGGCGGCGTGGACAACCTCTTCACCGCGGGCGACCGCCCGGTCACCGTCAACGAACAGCCGGTCATCGACGCGATTCGAATGATGCGCTCGTTCATCGAGGGCGAGAATCAGAACACTCTCGACGGCTACGCCCAGATCAGTCCGTCGCCGATCGTCCAGTGGACCGAACAGGAGTCGCTCAGCCCGTTCGACGCCGGCAACGCCGTCTCGAACCGGAACTGGTCGTTCGCGATCGCCCAGACCGGCGCGGAGGAGGCCTTCGGTGAGGACCTCGGCGTCACGACGAGTCCGGTCGGGGTCCCCGAGGAGGAAGCCGAGTTCGAAGGCACCGGCGGCACCGCCGCGGCGCTCGGCGGCTGGAACCTGGTCGTGAGCCCGTTCTCGGATCGCAAGGAGGAAGCGCTGCAGGTCCTCGAGGCGTTCGCCAACGAAGAGGTGATGCTCACGATCTTCGAACTCGGGGGATACCTCCCGCCGAATCTCGACCTGGTCGCGGAGGCCAGCCCGGACGACGTCGGCCCGGTCGCCCGCTACGGCGACGTCGTGCAGGCGGCCAGCGACAACGCGATTCCGCGGCCGGCGACCGACCTCTGGCCCGAGCAGTCGGCGCTGATCTATCAGTCGGTCAATTCGGCCTACCGCGGCGCAAATGCGCCAGAGGCGGCGATGAACGATCTCGCGGAAGAACTCCAGCAGAGCGAATCGGAGGTGCAAACGAATGGCAACTGA
- the trmB gene encoding HTH-type sugar sensing transcriptional regulator TrmB — MAPDELRSTVEGVGERFNLGEYEIDAYLTVLEQGQLTASEIADRTDIPQPRVYDTVRSLSDRGLVELRESRPMKVVAIDPEEAFENVQQSLSEMIDELEARYTAPARDTEAVSLVKSRSTILRYLEEVIDAADYELSLSLTPDLLTRFEDELKAAVEAGVSVDLIVTPASEAPDPAEFDYREIATTARARRGITTPVIAVADGNYSIYATQDALRDDQDRYGVIFNRSALGFLVSGFFGTVLWTTAERTLGEDGSSRTYPRKYATIRRCVKDIMEAGGEFYATIEGRDVDVGGPCVVRGRILDVSFEVSEEVASLTLETEEGEEVTVGGRVAALEDVEAHEIHIGRNEPPTLEG, encoded by the coding sequence ATGGCACCAGACGAGCTCCGCTCGACCGTCGAAGGGGTCGGCGAGCGATTCAATCTCGGCGAGTACGAGATCGACGCTTATCTCACCGTTCTCGAGCAGGGACAGCTCACCGCGAGCGAAATCGCGGATCGGACCGACATCCCGCAGCCGCGGGTCTACGACACCGTCCGCAGTCTCAGCGACCGCGGGCTCGTCGAACTCCGCGAGTCCCGCCCGATGAAAGTCGTCGCGATCGATCCCGAGGAGGCCTTCGAGAACGTCCAGCAGTCCCTCTCGGAGATGATCGACGAACTCGAGGCCCGGTACACCGCGCCCGCCCGCGACACGGAGGCCGTCTCGCTGGTCAAATCGCGCTCGACGATCCTGCGCTACCTCGAGGAGGTCATCGACGCCGCCGACTACGAACTCTCCCTGTCGCTGACGCCGGATCTGCTGACCCGATTCGAGGACGAGTTGAAGGCGGCCGTCGAGGCGGGCGTCAGCGTCGACCTGATCGTGACGCCGGCCAGCGAGGCGCCCGATCCGGCCGAGTTCGACTACCGCGAGATCGCGACGACCGCCCGCGCGCGACGCGGGATCACGACGCCGGTGATCGCCGTCGCCGACGGTAACTACTCGATCTACGCGACCCAGGACGCCCTGCGCGACGATCAGGACCGCTACGGCGTCATCTTCAACCGCTCGGCGCTGGGCTTTCTCGTCTCCGGCTTCTTCGGAACCGTCCTCTGGACGACCGCCGAACGGACCCTGGGCGAGGACGGCAGCTCGCGGACGTACCCGCGCAAGTACGCAACGATCCGTCGCTGCGTCAAGGACATCATGGAGGCCGGCGGCGAGTTCTACGCGACGATCGAGGGCCGAGACGTCGACGTCGGTGGTCCGTGTGTCGTCCGCGGCCGCATCCTCGACGTCTCTTTCGAGGTCAGCGAGGAGGTCGCCAGCCTCACCCTGGAGACCGAGGAGGGCGAGGAGGTCACCGTCGGCGGTCGCGTCGCCGCCTTAGAGGACGTCGAAGCCCACGAGATCCACATCGGCCGCAACGAGCCCCCGACGCTCGAGGGCTGA
- a CDS encoding mechanosensitive ion channel family protein gives MRGVLQGNESEASEAAEGIRGMLPFSVSQTTVNIVLSLLVVVAGWYLSKYVVRIAGRTVARRIERPSVTRTVLRAVRLSVLLFSLFIAAAILGVGDTQILLSVTVISAVVAVVLAPLVGSLINGFFVLADRPYEIGDMIEIPDQGHRGFVEDITIRYTKIFTLQNTFIVIPNSAIQERDVINYSAEDERTRISLSFEVTYGSDIEAARRQAERAARAVGTVISGGPDIRIGSARYGAAPLCNIEEFADHGVVLELFFWVKNPYKLNVARSAVQTELRERFADIDAEFAYPRRHHVFDETSGVARMSIEERGVERPAPESSVERGPQSEGEGKGGDGADVGEPADQ, from the coding sequence ATGCGCGGGGTGTTACAGGGAAACGAGAGCGAGGCCAGCGAAGCGGCCGAGGGAATACGAGGTATGTTGCCGTTCTCCGTCTCGCAAACCACGGTCAATATCGTCCTCTCGCTTCTCGTGGTCGTCGCCGGCTGGTACCTTTCGAAGTACGTCGTTCGGATCGCCGGACGGACAGTCGCTCGCCGGATCGAACGCCCCAGCGTCACTCGGACCGTCCTTCGCGCCGTCAGACTCTCCGTGCTGTTGTTCTCCCTGTTCATCGCCGCGGCCATCCTCGGCGTCGGCGACACGCAGATCCTCCTCTCGGTGACCGTCATCTCGGCGGTCGTCGCCGTCGTCCTCGCGCCGCTGGTCGGCAGCCTGATCAACGGTTTCTTCGTGCTCGCCGATCGCCCCTACGAGATCGGCGATATGATCGAAATTCCCGATCAGGGCCACCGCGGGTTCGTCGAGGACATCACGATCCGGTACACCAAGATCTTCACCCTCCAGAACACGTTCATCGTGATCCCGAACTCCGCGATTCAGGAACGGGACGTAATCAACTACTCCGCGGAAGACGAGCGAACGCGGATCTCGCTCTCGTTCGAGGTCACCTACGGGAGCGATATCGAGGCCGCGCGCCGACAGGCCGAACGAGCCGCCAGAGCCGTTGGAACGGTTATCTCCGGTGGGCCGGACATCCGAATCGGTAGCGCGCGGTACGGCGCGGCGCCCCTCTGTAACATCGAGGAGTTCGCCGATCACGGCGTCGTCCTCGAGCTCTTCTTCTGGGTCAAAAACCCCTACAAGCTAAACGTCGCCCGGTCGGCAGTACAGACGGAGCTCCGTGAGCGGTTCGCGGACATCGACGCCGAGTTCGCCTACCCGCGGCGCCATCACGTCTTCGACGAGACGAGCGGCGTCGCTCGCATGTCCATCGAGGAACGGGGCGTCGAGCGGCCGGCGCCCGAGTCGTCGGTCGAACGGGGCCCGCAATCCGAGGGTGAGGGCAAAGGGGGTGACGGGGCCGACGTCGGCGAACCGGCCGATCAGTGA
- a CDS encoding universal stress protein has translation MYDDILIPTDGSETIAETLAHGLPIAEHNDATVHSLYVVDSRVTAAATDETGAELESSLEDEGREAVADVAERAEHRGLEAATDVRKGTPSKAILEYADEHGIDLIVIGTRGKSPREKIASLGSVSERVVDNAEIPVFVVRDAGGTD, from the coding sequence ATGTACGACGACATCCTCATTCCGACCGACGGGAGCGAGACGATCGCCGAGACGCTGGCCCACGGCCTGCCGATCGCCGAGCACAACGACGCGACGGTCCACTCGCTGTACGTGGTCGACAGCCGCGTCACCGCCGCGGCGACCGACGAGACGGGGGCCGAACTCGAGTCCTCCCTCGAGGACGAGGGTCGCGAGGCCGTCGCTGACGTCGCCGAGCGGGCCGAACACCGGGGACTCGAGGCCGCCACCGACGTCCGGAAGGGGACGCCGTCGAAGGCGATCCTCGAGTACGCCGACGAGCACGGCATCGACCTCATCGTCATCGGGACGCGGGGGAAAAGTCCGCGGGAGAAGATCGCCTCGCTGGGCAGCGTCTCCGAGCGGGTCGTCGACAACGCCGAGATTCCGGTGTTCGTCGTCCGCGATGCGGGCGGGACCGACTAA
- a CDS encoding universal stress protein encodes MSLVVVPVRYPLSKRSKRTLERAIEIAREREAALTVLHVDLYQNGRKVTRVDLKTAVERTFGHLENARYVVRTGFLVEESILDEVAAEDADAVVIGSQQASRLRRLFRRFTDNPDIDQYLRSHLECEVITIEGARA; translated from the coding sequence ATGTCGCTGGTCGTCGTCCCCGTTCGGTATCCCCTGTCGAAACGCTCCAAACGCACGCTCGAGCGAGCCATCGAGATCGCTCGCGAGCGGGAGGCGGCGCTGACGGTCCTCCACGTCGATCTCTATCAGAACGGACGGAAAGTGACGCGGGTGGACCTGAAGACCGCCGTCGAGCGGACGTTCGGCCACCTCGAGAACGCTCGCTACGTCGTACGGACGGGCTTCCTCGTCGAGGAGAGCATCCTCGACGAGGTGGCGGCGGAGGACGCCGACGCGGTCGTCATCGGCAGCCAGCAGGCGAGCCGACTCCGCCGGCTCTTCCGGCGCTTTACCGACAACCCGGATATCGACCAGTACCTGCGGAGTCACCTCGAGTGCGAGGTCATTACGATCGAAGGCGCCCGCGCGTAG
- a CDS encoding DUF5816 domain-containing protein, with protein MQSRSTTDGTTVYVTETEGDRGSKGPFLVAYESPDADRRYGWFCTNCESFDNAMDSMGRIKCNQCGNFRKPTEWDAAHE; from the coding sequence ATGCAATCACGGTCCACTACGGACGGGACGACCGTCTACGTGACGGAGACCGAGGGCGACCGCGGCTCGAAGGGACCGTTCCTCGTCGCCTACGAGTCTCCCGACGCCGACCGACGGTACGGCTGGTTCTGTACCAACTGCGAGAGTTTCGACAACGCGATGGATTCGATGGGGCGGATCAAGTGCAACCAGTGTGGTAACTTCCGGAAGCCGACCGAGTGGGACGCCGCCCACGAGTAA
- a CDS encoding DUF7116 family protein, producing the protein MRLVEQARSIFAELGYTVEGTGPTFRAEREWKVVHVNTVLETGELPSESGQFHCFVAEPEDADDLENKLRSRNPDYEWAIIVVDGEDYQVERAPPGPRVTA; encoded by the coding sequence ATGCGACTCGTCGAGCAGGCCAGGTCGATCTTCGCAGAGCTCGGTTACACCGTCGAAGGAACCGGCCCGACGTTCCGCGCCGAACGCGAGTGGAAAGTCGTCCACGTAAACACCGTCCTCGAGACAGGGGAGTTGCCGTCCGAATCGGGGCAGTTCCACTGTTTCGTCGCTGAACCCGAGGACGCGGACGACCTCGAGAACAAGCTCCGGAGCCGGAACCCGGACTACGAGTGGGCTATCATCGTCGTCGACGGGGAAGACTATCAGGTCGAACGAGCCCCGCCAGGACCGCGCGTCACCGCGTAA
- a CDS encoding pyridoxal-phosphate-dependent aminotransferase family protein, with translation MAQTPLNESARAPSVGELTPPDRTLMGPGPSDVNPRVLRAMSTPLVGHLDPSFVEIMDEVQELLRYTFRTDNQWTIPVSGTGSAAMEAAIGNVVEPGDTMLVPTNGYFGGRMASMARRAGGEVVEVDAPWGEPLDPDDVADALAEHDPDVFGFVHAETSTGVLQPDVPELTAAAHDHDALVIADTVTSLGGVELRVDEWDIDVAYSGPQKCLSCPPGASPLTLSDEAMEKVLARDEEPRSWYLDLSLLEGYWGDERSYHHTAPITNVYALREALRLVAEEGIEERWARHERLAGALKAGVEAMGLEMNAPDEYWLPSLNAVRVPDGIDDSAVCDALLEQYDLEIASGLGDLDGEIFRIGCMGHSACPENVIYVVTALGDVLESMGADVDPGAGVSATRDAL, from the coding sequence ATGGCTCAGACTCCGTTGAACGAGTCGGCTCGCGCGCCGTCCGTCGGCGAACTCACTCCTCCGGATCGCACGCTGATGGGGCCCGGACCGAGCGACGTGAATCCGCGCGTGCTCCGGGCGATGAGCACGCCGCTCGTGGGCCACCTCGATCCGTCGTTCGTCGAGATCATGGACGAGGTTCAAGAGTTGCTGCGCTACACGTTCCGCACCGACAACCAGTGGACGATCCCGGTCTCGGGGACCGGGTCGGCGGCCATGGAGGCCGCGATCGGCAACGTCGTCGAGCCGGGCGACACCATGCTGGTGCCCACGAACGGCTACTTCGGTGGCCGCATGGCGTCGATGGCCCGCCGAGCCGGCGGCGAGGTCGTCGAAGTCGACGCGCCGTGGGGAGAGCCCCTCGATCCCGACGACGTCGCGGACGCACTGGCCGAGCACGATCCCGACGTCTTCGGGTTCGTCCACGCGGAGACGAGCACGGGCGTCCTCCAGCCCGATGTCCCCGAACTGACGGCAGCGGCCCACGATCACGACGCGCTCGTCATCGCCGACACCGTCACCTCCCTGGGGGGAGTGGAGCTACGGGTCGACGAGTGGGATATCGACGTCGCCTACTCGGGGCCTCAGAAGTGTCTCTCCTGTCCGCCCGGCGCCAGCCCCCTCACGCTCTCGGACGAGGCCATGGAGAAGGTTCTCGCGCGCGACGAAGAGCCCCGCTCGTGGTACCTCGACCTCTCCCTGCTCGAGGGCTACTGGGGCGACGAGCGATCCTATCACCACACGGCGCCGATCACGAACGTCTATGCGCTCCGGGAGGCGCTCCGGCTGGTCGCCGAAGAGGGAATCGAGGAGCGCTGGGCGCGCCACGAGCGGCTGGCCGGTGCGCTGAAAGCCGGCGTCGAGGCGATGGGCCTCGAGATGAACGCCCCCGACGAGTACTGGCTGCCCAGCTTAAACGCCGTCCGCGTCCCCGACGGCATCGATGACAGCGCGGTCTGTGACGCCTTGCTCGAGCAGTACGATCTCGAGATCGCCAGCGGGCTGGGCGATCTGGACGGCGAGATCTTCCGCATCGGCTGTATGGGTCACTCCGCGTGCCCGGAGAACGTCATCTACGTCGTGACGGCGCTGGGCGACGTTCTCGAGTCGATGGGTGCGGACGTCGATCCCGGCGCCGGCGTGTCGGCGACTCGAGACGCGCTGTAG
- a CDS encoding metal-dependent hydrolase, with protein MFVGHALLAFAVAALVADWRGWERRPALVVGVVAGAFAAIPDVDVAYAFVGLLRWQVADGVLGASTAFWDASRVVHRSATHSLVVGAVAAPAFGLLAVRGRSDRARVAYLSALAVLTALVAVALLADGPLAAVVVVLFAVSGALVARGVARRTTLSPSTVAIAALWGLWSHPWGDLVTGSPPDWFFPFDSPMLESRVVLHPDPTLHLLGAFAIELATIWLAVAVICRLTDRAILASVDRRAGVGAAYGLAALAVTPPTLDVSYHFVFSILGVGLLCGAVRGTRSIPVRRPRRRRLPRPRAESTLEVALTALAAVTIALAAYAAVYFFVTPVG; from the coding sequence GTGTTCGTCGGTCACGCCCTCCTCGCGTTCGCCGTCGCAGCGCTGGTCGCCGACTGGCGAGGCTGGGAGCGTAGACCGGCGCTGGTCGTCGGCGTCGTTGCCGGCGCATTCGCCGCGATTCCCGACGTCGACGTCGCGTACGCGTTCGTCGGTCTCCTCCGGTGGCAGGTCGCCGACGGTGTCCTCGGTGCGTCAACGGCCTTCTGGGACGCGAGCCGGGTCGTCCACCGCTCGGCCACCCACTCGCTGGTCGTCGGCGCCGTCGCCGCGCCGGCGTTCGGACTGCTCGCCGTTCGCGGCCGCTCCGATCGCGCTCGAGTCGCGTATCTAAGTGCGCTCGCCGTCCTTACGGCGCTCGTCGCGGTCGCGCTTCTCGCCGACGGCCCCCTGGCCGCGGTCGTCGTGGTCCTGTTCGCGGTCAGCGGCGCTCTCGTCGCCCGCGGCGTCGCTCGACGGACGACGCTCTCTCCGTCGACGGTCGCCATCGCCGCGCTCTGGGGTCTCTGGTCGCATCCGTGGGGTGACCTCGTTACCGGCTCGCCACCCGACTGGTTCTTCCCCTTCGATTCCCCCATGCTCGAGTCGCGGGTCGTCCTGCACCCGGACCCGACGCTTCACCTGCTCGGCGCGTTCGCGATCGAACTCGCGACGATCTGGCTCGCCGTCGCGGTCATCTGTCGGCTCACCGATCGGGCCATCCTCGCGTCCGTCGATCGGCGTGCCGGCGTCGGTGCGGCCTACGGCCTCGCCGCGCTCGCGGTCACGCCGCCGACCCTCGACGTCTCCTACCACTTCGTCTTCTCGATTCTCGGTGTCGGCCTGCTCTGTGGCGCCGTTCGGGGGACGCGCTCGATACCCGTCCGTCGCCCGCGACGCCGACGACTGCCGCGACCTCGGGCGGAGTCGACCCTCGAGGTCGCGCTCACGGCACTGGCCGCCGTGACTATCGCGCTCGCGGCGTACGCCGCAGTGTACTTCTTCGTCACGCCGGTCGGGTAG
- a CDS encoding dodecin, with product MVFKKITLIGTSTESFDDAADNAIDRAEDTLQNLYWIEVDELGVELASVEDRQYQAEVTVAFELEE from the coding sequence ATGGTCTTCAAAAAGATCACCCTGATCGGCACGAGCACGGAGAGCTTCGACGACGCGGCCGACAACGCGATCGATCGCGCGGAGGACACCCTCCAGAACCTCTACTGGATCGAAGTCGACGAACTCGGCGTCGAACTCGCCAGCGTCGAGGATCGACAGTACCAAGCGGAAGTCACCGTCGCGTTCGAACTCGAGGAGTAG
- a CDS encoding HesB/IscA family protein, with protein MSTDSMDGGETETRPEIEVTEDAAEQALSLLEGEGLDDGEAGLRLFVQQGGCAGLSYGMRFDDAPDEDDTIYEHHDLRVFVDPASLKYIEGSVLDYEDGLQAEGFHVENPNVVSECGCGESFRT; from the coding sequence ATGAGCACGGACAGCATGGATGGCGGGGAGACGGAGACGCGTCCCGAGATCGAAGTGACCGAAGACGCGGCCGAGCAGGCACTGTCGCTGCTCGAGGGAGAAGGGCTCGACGACGGCGAAGCCGGGCTGCGCCTGTTCGTCCAGCAGGGCGGGTGTGCGGGACTGTCCTACGGGATGCGCTTCGACGACGCGCCCGACGAGGACGACACGATCTACGAACACCACGACCTGCGGGTGTTCGTCGATCCGGCCAGCCTGAAGTACATCGAGGGCAGCGTCCTCGACTACGAGGACGGCCTGCAGGCCGAGGGGTTCCACGTCGAGAATCCGAACGTCGTCAGCGAGTGCGGCTGCGGCGAATCGTTCCGAACGTAA
- the hisD gene encoding histidinol dehydrogenase, whose translation MTVDVRELADLGPADRTAFFDRDAGIDAISDDVREIVDRVHEEGDVAVREFTSEFDDVELGNIDITDACERAYEDLEGDVREAIETAADNVREFHEAQLPEDWRREFGPGRELGRRFRPIERVGVYVPGGSAAYPSSAIMGVVPAVVAGVDHVAVVTPPADELNPVTLAAIHVAGADAVYSVGGAQAIAGLAYGTETITRVQKIVGPGNKWVTAAKAAVRGDVEIDFLAGPSEVVVVADETADPDLVAAELVAQAEHDPNASVVAVTDDAETADAVAAAVDGQTEARKREDVIRGAFENDASGVLLARSMSEAILFTEEYAPEHLSIIADDEESILERIDSAGSVFLGPNTPVAAGDYASGTNHVLPTNGGARVTGGLSIETFLRSTTVQRLSAEGLADIGDTITTLADAEGLEAHAESVRQRLEDREGDGA comes from the coding sequence ATGACTGTGGACGTACGGGAACTCGCCGACCTCGGACCGGCCGATCGGACCGCGTTCTTCGACCGTGACGCCGGTATCGACGCGATCAGCGACGACGTACGGGAGATCGTCGACCGCGTACACGAGGAAGGCGACGTCGCGGTTCGCGAGTTTACGAGCGAGTTCGACGACGTCGAGCTGGGCAACATCGATATCACTGACGCGTGCGAGCGCGCGTACGAGGATCTCGAGGGCGATGTTCGGGAGGCGATCGAGACGGCCGCGGACAACGTCAGGGAGTTCCACGAGGCCCAACTCCCCGAGGACTGGCGCCGCGAGTTCGGTCCCGGACGGGAACTCGGCCGGCGGTTTCGGCCGATCGAGCGGGTCGGAGTCTACGTGCCTGGCGGGTCGGCAGCGTACCCCTCGAGTGCGATCATGGGCGTCGTCCCGGCGGTCGTCGCGGGCGTCGACCACGTCGCGGTCGTCACGCCGCCGGCCGACGAACTGAACCCCGTCACGCTGGCGGCGATCCACGTCGCGGGCGCGGACGCGGTCTACAGCGTCGGCGGCGCGCAGGCGATCGCCGGGCTGGCCTACGGCACCGAGACGATCACGCGGGTTCAGAAAATCGTCGGTCCGGGCAACAAGTGGGTGACGGCCGCGAAAGCGGCCGTTCGGGGCGACGTCGAGATCGACTTCCTCGCGGGGCCCAGTGAAGTGGTCGTCGTCGCTGACGAGACCGCCGATCCGGACCTCGTCGCGGCGGAACTGGTCGCACAGGCCGAGCACGACCCGAACGCGTCCGTGGTCGCCGTCACCGACGACGCGGAGACCGCCGATGCCGTTGCCGCGGCCGTCGACGGGCAGACCGAAGCGCGCAAGCGAGAGGACGTGATACGCGGTGCGTTCGAGAACGACGCGAGCGGCGTCTTGCTCGCCCGGTCGATGAGCGAGGCGATCCTGTTCACCGAGGAGTACGCCCCCGAACACCTCTCGATTATCGCCGACGACGAGGAGTCGATCCTCGAGCGAATCGACAGCGCGGGCAGCGTCTTCCTCGGGCCGAACACGCCGGTCGCCGCGGGCGACTACGCCAGCGGAACGAACCACGTCCTGCCGACCAACGGCGGCGCGCGCGTGACCGGTGGCCTCTCGATCGAGACGTTCCTCCGGTCGACGACGGTCCAGCGGCTGTCCGCCGAGGGACTGGCCGACATCGGCGACACGATCACGACGCTGGCCGACGCCGAAGGGCTCGAGGCCCACGCCGAAAGCGTTCGACAGCGACTCGAAGATCGCGAGGGCGACGGGGCGTAA
- a CDS encoding metal-dependent hydrolase, whose protein sequence is MWPWEHAIVAYLAYSTFCHAIYRDSPSGLEAIAVVFASVFPDLVDKLLAWEFGVFDAGYAIGHSVFAAVPISIGIGLAARSVGRSRAGIAFGLGYLLHLPADVLDSYVREGIFQPELMFWPVVVVQGHGANQGFVEQFLLFFSRYRDELLAGNLTTYRWLQIALAVFTALLWLYDGAPVLRDFLRGCRRLLLGAIGSSRRLDESTGRR, encoded by the coding sequence ATGTGGCCGTGGGAACACGCGATCGTCGCCTACCTCGCCTACTCGACGTTTTGTCACGCGATCTATCGGGACTCGCCCTCCGGACTCGAGGCGATCGCCGTCGTCTTCGCGTCGGTCTTCCCGGATCTCGTTGATAAACTGCTGGCCTGGGAATTCGGCGTCTTCGACGCCGGCTACGCGATCGGTCACTCCGTTTTCGCCGCCGTTCCGATTTCGATCGGTATCGGCCTTGCGGCTCGCTCGGTCGGTCGCTCTCGAGCGGGAATCGCGTTCGGGCTCGGCTACCTCCTGCACCTGCCCGCGGACGTGCTCGATTCGTACGTCCGCGAGGGGATCTTTCAGCCGGAACTGATGTTCTGGCCCGTGGTCGTCGTCCAGGGTCACGGTGCGAACCAGGGGTTCGTCGAGCAGTTCCTGCTGTTTTTCTCCCGGTATCGGGACGAACTGCTCGCGGGGAACCTCACGACGTACCGCTGGCTCCAGATCGCCCTCGCCGTCTTCACCGCCCTCCTGTGGCTCTACGACGGCGCACCCGTACTGCGGGACTTCCTCCGTGGCTGTCGTCGGCTGCTCCTCGGAGCGATCGGCTCGAGTCGCCGACTCGATGAGTCCACTGGCCGCCGCTAG
- a CDS encoding DUF7344 domain-containing protein, protein MKTERPSLDAVYGLLSESRCRYLLYYFLKSNHANIESVSLQIAAWEQGESIEAVTEAQKQRVTTSLVHSHLPKLEDHGLIEHDSRTGDVIVSSEFDEVSETVRQARASEDEITITGSSMESFLYSESVPSSNRERQ, encoded by the coding sequence ATGAAAACAGAACGTCCTTCCTTGGACGCCGTATACGGACTTCTCTCCGAGTCGCGCTGTCGATACCTCCTGTACTACTTTTTAAAGAGCAATCACGCGAACATCGAGAGCGTTTCCTTACAGATCGCTGCTTGGGAGCAGGGTGAGTCGATCGAAGCCGTCACCGAGGCGCAAAAACAACGTGTGACGACATCGCTGGTCCACAGCCACCTTCCGAAACTCGAGGACCACGGTCTCATCGAGCACGACAGTCGGACGGGTGACGTGATCGTTAGCAGCGAGTTCGACGAGGTCAGCGAGACCGTTCGTCAGGCGCGGGCAAGCGAAGACGAGATCACGATAACAGGATCATCGATGGAGTCGTTCCTGTACAGCGAATCGGTTCCCTCGTCAAACAGAGAGCGACAGTAG